A region of the Vibrio tubiashii genome:
ACCACTTCAATCCATGTTCGTCAGTGTAAGGGGTAAAATGATTGAAGTAGCGCTCACCTTCAATATCAAGCGTGTACCTTTGAGTCTCGCTTTTCTGATGCAGTTGGTGAGATGAGAAATAGTCAGCGTTAGCTTTGACGATAGGATCTGAGCTTTCGGTAGCAAGCAGCCGTTCACCTTTCTTACTTTGTGGTGTACCCCAAGAGACAATTCGCCCACTGGTCGACTGGGCGACAACACGATTCTTATCGTCGACGATGTAGAGCACGGCATTGGTTTTTTGTTGTTGAGCTTTTAGAAAGGTATTGAAGGTATCGATTTTGATGTCCGTGACGACAACACCTTGAAAAACTTGGTCGTAAAAGACCGGTGTTAATGCCGAGAGAGTGATTTCTTGTCTCTCATCCGCGTTGGCATATATCGATGACCACATGGGCACTAGACTTTTGGCAACAGGTGCATACCAAGGACGAATCCGTGGATCGTAACCTTCAAATACTGAGCGAATATCTTCACTGATTACCTGTCCACGGTAAATGACAAGCTTTCCGTCAGTGCGGTCATCTTGCACCATTAGGGTATAACCTTTATTCGGCTCCTTGCGAAAGCCGATATACTCAGCACTTTCTCCGCCAAAACCAATCACATCAAGTTGTGGGAAATTGTTGTAGAGGTTCCGAAATGAGGTAAGCAAATACTGCTCAATCACTGTAGTGTCACCCGGAGTATAGAGTCGATTGAAACCTATGGAGTGGCTCAAAGCTAAGCTTGCTTGAAAGGGTTCGTCTAGAAAACTGTGAAGTTCGAGGTTAACGTTGTCGGTCAGGGCAGTGAGCTGCTTGTCACTGATATCTACTACCATCTCTTCGTAACTATTTTTTTGAACAGTGACGATCACGCCTATGGTGAAGATAAAAATCATCACAAACGGTAGTACTACGGCGGTTCTAAGAGTGATTTGAGTGGTCGCTGACATCCGTGTTCTTCTGCTGATACAGTACTCTGAATTTATTCTTGTATTAAATGCGAGCGAGTGTATTGATTAAAAAGTAGGTGATTTATCCTTATTATTCAAGCTAATGAGTTTAGCCGTGTTGATTAAATCACCTCTATTTCAATCAAGTTGTGACGTTTGTTCCAGTGTTAATAGAGCTCCTTGAGCTTACGTGTCAGTGTATTGCGTCCCCAACCTAGTACTTTTGCTGCATCTTGCTTATGCCCGTTGGTGTGCTCCAACGCCGCTTCCAAAAGTATACGTTCAAATTCAGGAAGTGCATAAGAAAGTAGTTCTGTATCGCCTTGTGTGAGAGAACTTTTTGCCCATGTTGCGAGTTGTTGTTGCCAAGAGCCTGAAGTGGACACATCGTTGTGTGCCTTTTCTTCAAGCAGTTCTGTGGGAAGATCGGCAGGTAAAACTTCAGTACCGCTCGCCATAACCGTTAACCAGCGACAGATGTTTTCTAGTTGACGGACATTGCCTGGCCAATCTAAGCGGTTGAGTGTTTCGACTGTGCTTGGATGAAGCGTTTTTACATCGACGCCAAGTTCTTCTGCGGCAAGAGCGAGGAAATGTAGCGTGAGCTTTTCAATATCTTGTTTGCGCTCTCTTAACGCAGGGATCTGGATGCGAATAACATTGAGGCGGTGAAACAAATCTTCACGGAAATCGCCTTTATGCACCAACTTTTCGAGATTTTGGTGGGTTGCTGCGACAATTCTTACATCGACTTTAATTGGCGAGTGGCCGCCAACACGGTAAAACTGACCATCGGCAAGAACACGCAGCAATCGCGTTTGGATATCAAGCGGCATGTCACCAATCTCATCCAAGAATAGAGTACCGCCATTGGCTTGTTCAAAACGGCCTTGGCGAACGCTATTGGCGCCAGTAAATGCCCCTTTTTCATGACCAAACAACTCAGACTCGATTAAGTCTTTCGGTATCGCGGCCATATTCAAGGCGATAAAAGGCTTGCTGGCTCTTGGGCTGTGGCGATGAAGGGCATGAGCGACCAGTTCTTTACCAGTACCTGATTCTCCATTGATCAGCACAGAGATAGACGAACGCGACAAACGACCGATAGCGCGAAACACTTCTTGCATCGCGGGCGCTTCACCAATGATTTCTGGTGGTGTGTAGTTATCGTCAGCAAGAGAAGCCTGTTCTTGTTTTTGTTCTTGGCTATGGGTAATGGCGCGCTCAACCAAAGTCAGCGTTTCATCAACATCAAATGGCTTAGGCAAATACTCAAATGCCCCTTTCTGATAAGCATTCACGGCTGCATCGAGATCGGAGTGGGCAGTCATAATGATGACAGGTAATTCAGGCGAGCGTTCATGGACTTGCTTAAGGAGCTCAATGCCGTCAATACCAGGCATGCGTATATCGGAAACAAGCACATCAGGTGTTTCACGTTCAAGCGCCATCAGCACGCTCTCTGCATCAGCAAAGGTTTCACACTTGATATTGGCAGATGATAGGGTCTTCTCCATGACCCAGCGAATGGAGCTGTCGTCATCGACCACCCAAACATATCCTTTACTCATATTGTTTTCCTTACAGCAATGCCACTAATGATGTTTAAATAGGTAAATAAATCGTAAATGTTGTTCTACCTGGCCAACTCTCTACATCAATTTTACCTTGATGTTGGTCGATCAGATTTTGTGCAATCGAAAGCCCAAGTCCTGTTCCGCCCTCGCGGCCACTGACCATTGGGTAAAACAGCGTGTCTTGTAAGTCGGCTGGAATACCCGGTCCATTGTCGATAATTTCGATACGGGCGGCTAATTTGCATCTCTGGCCATGTATGTTGGCTTGATGCACCGTTCTGGTGCGAATGGTGATTTGGCTATTCGATTGGTTTTTTAGTATGTGTCCAGCATTGCTAACAATGTTAAGCAGTGCTTGTTCTATCTGATCCGCATCCATTAAGATTTCTGGCAAGCTCGGATCATAGTCTCGTTCAATCGTGACACTTTGATTGACTTCAAGGTCGACAAGCTGGCGAACTTTTTCCAAAATCAGATGCAGATTCTCTGGTTGTTTCTTACCGGGTTTTTGCGGGCCCAACAATCTGTCGACTAACGCGCGAAGTCGGTCTGCTTGTTCAATAATTATCTGGGTATATTCCGCTAAGCTTGGGTCTGGCAAGGTTCGCTCAAGCAGTTGTGCCGCTCCTCTCAACCCTCCTAGAGGATTCTTTATTTCATGGGCTAATCCGCGCACCAGAAGCTTAGCTGCTTGTTGCTGCGCATGCTGATTGAGCTCTTGAGATAAACGGCGCTGTTGGCCAATCTTTCTCATCTCGACTAGCAGCATTAACTCTTTTTTCCATGAGATAGGGCTAACGGTGACTTCTAACATCAGAGGCTTACCATCAACCACGAAAGTTACGTCACTATCTGTGATGCTTTGGCCGCTTTGCAAAGGCTGAGAGAGCAATGCCAGATCCATCGAGGCGTGCTGAATTAAGTGGGAAAGAGGGTGGTCAACGATGCGCTTAGCGCTTTGGGAAAAAAGCTGCTCTGCGGCTGGGTTGGCGTATTTGACTAGCAGCGATTCGTTCATGATCAAAATTGCCGTGACTTGATGATTTAAAATAATGTCGTTGAGTTCGCTATCCACTGCTTTTGCCCCATCCTTGAACTTGAATTGTGCAATGCACCAATATGGTGCGTTAAGTAATTCAAGTATGGCGCATTGAATGTGAGAACTGAAGTGAAAACAGTGAAAGTCCTAGGAATTAGGGCTTGGTTTCACTGATTTGATGGTTGCTCGCAGTAAATGCACCGTTATAGGTTGAGACGATGCAATAAGCTTGCCGTCTCTAAATGCTTGAATGCTCAATGAGTGTTGACCCCGATCGAGGTTTTTTAACTGCCAATTGGGCTGAGTGTTAAGGTCGCCATAATTAACCCCGTTGACAATAAGTTGTAGTTGCTCATTAGGGGCAAGTTTACGGTTGAGCGTCGCTTTAACCTGTAGCGAGCCGTTATTGCTTCTTACCGCTGAGTCTGGCTCTGGCACGGTAATGTTTACTTCCAGTGGTGTCGTTACTGAAGGTGAGGGAGTTTGCTGTTGTTCTAGATTGTGCTGACCCAAAGTTTGGCTTTCTCTTTGTTGATCTGAAGGAACAGTTATTGGTTCATGCTGAGGAAGGGTAATCGCACTGGCCGTGTTTTCGGGCTGTGCGTCACTGAAATGACGAGTACCATCGTCATCAACCCAGGTATATACAGTTTGAGCTGCTGCTATGGCAGTGAAGAGTAGACTAGTTGTGAGAGCGAGTCGAAGTGGGCGCATAACCGTTCCTGATTTGATGTCACAGTCATGGTATCAGGCGCATTAAACGGCATAGAAACAAAAAGGCTCACCTGCGAGGTGAGCCTTAGTTTTATGTAACCCGACGCGTTAGCGCGTACTAAAGTTGATTATACAGAGTAGTACAATTCGAACTCTAGTGGGTGAGTTGTCATGTTTACTTTCTCTACGTCTTGAGACTTAAGATCGATGTAAGAGTCGATGAAGTCGTCAGAGAATACGCCGCCAGCTGTTAGGAACTCACGGTCAGCGTCTAGACACTCTAGGGCTTCTTTTAGTGAGTAAGCAACAGTTGGGATTTCAGCTGCTTCTTCTGCTGGTAGGTCGTAAAGGTCTTTATCCATTGCTTCACCTGGGTGGATCTTGTTCTTGATACCGTCAAGACCAGCCATAAGCATTGCAGCGAAACATAGGTATGGGTTCGCAGATGGATCACCGAAGCGTAGCTCGATACGACGTGCTTTAGGGCTTGGTACCACTGGGATACGGATAGAAGCAGAACGGTTACGTGCTGAGTAAGCAAGCATAACTGGCGCTTCGAAGCCTGGTACAAGACGCTTGTACGAGTTAGTTGATGCGTTAGCAAATGCGTTGATTGCTTTAGCGTGCTTGATAACGCCACCGATGTAGTAAAGTGCCATTTCAGATAGGCCGCCGTACTTGTCACCAGCGAATAGGTTAACACCGTCTTTCGCTAGAGATTGGTGAACGTGCATACCAGAGCCGTTGTCACCAACAAGTGGTTTAGGCATGAATGTCGCTGTTTTACCAAATGCGTGAGCAACGTTGTGTACCACGTACTTGTAAACTTGGATTTCGTCCGCTTTCGCCGTTAGCGTGTTAAAGCGAGTTGCGATTTCGTTCTGACCCGCAGTTGCTACTTCGTGGTGGTGCGCTTCTACTACTTGGCCCATCTCTTCTAGGATTAGACACATTGCGCTACGGATGTCTTGAGAAGAATCCACTGGTGCTACTGGGAAGTAACCACCTTTCACGCCCGGACGGTGACCTTTGTTACCGCCTTCGATGTCTGAACCTGTGTTCCAAGCTGCTTCGATATCGTCAATCTTAAAGAAAGAACCAGACATGTCAGTTGCGAACTTAACGTCATCAAATAGGAAGAACTCTGGCTCTGGACCAACAAGTACTGTATCAGCGATACCAGTAGCGCGTAGGTAGTCTTCAGCGCGTTTTGCGATTGAGCGAGGGTCACGGTCGTAGCCTTGCATTGTTGCAGGCTCAAGGATGTCACAACGAACGTTTAGCGTTGCATCTTCAGTGAACGGGTCAAGTACAGCAGATGATGCGTCAGGCATCATTACCATGTCTGATTCGTTGATGCCTTTCCAGCCAGCAACTGATGAACCGTCAAACATTTTACCTTCTTCAAAGAAGTCTGCGTCAACTTGGTGTGCAGGGATAGATACGTGCTGCTCTTTACCTTTAGTGTCGGTAAAGCGTAGGTCAACAAACTTAACTTCGTTTTCTTGGATCAGAGATAGAACGTTTTCTACTGACATCTTGGATAACCTCCAGTGTTATTAAAGCGGTTTAGCTCGATTCGGTTTATGAAATCCAGCATTGATTAATTTCATTTCAATCGTATTAATCGATGCTATTTCTCTTAAAGCCAAAAGCGTGCCAAAAAAATTAATCCATTAATTTCAATAAGTTAGCGGTTTTGGTGTTAATTTGGTGCAGCTCTTTGCACCAAAATGATCTGCCTTTGCACTTAAATGGTGCATCTGGGGTGTGTTGCACCAAGATAAGACAAAATCGACATTCATTCAGCCGAGTTTTCGACCGCATGTCAATGGGGATTTCCCTTTACTCGGAGTGAGCTTGCGTTTCATCAATAAAAAATTCGTCTAAATGGAGCGAATCAGATCACATATTTCTGGGTTTTTCGCTAGAATCTGGTACATTACGGTCGTTTTTTTAATCAAATAGGCAGTGCTCATTAAATGTTCAATTTAAGAGGGTTGCTTCTTTTATAAGTGAATCAAAATCCATGGCTACTCCACAGATTGATAATTTAAGAAATATCGCGATCATCGCGCACGTTGACCACGGTAAAACTACACTGGTTGATAAACTACTACAGCAATCAGGTACTTTAGAGTCTCGCGGTGAAGCTGAAGAGCGAGTCATGGACTCGAACGACATCGAGAAAGAGCGTGGTATTACCATTCTTGCTAAAAACACAGCAATTAACTGGAATGATTACCGTATCAACATCGTAGATACTCCGGGACACGCGGACTTCGGTGGTGAAGTAGAACGTATCATGTCGATGGTAGACTCAGTGCTACTTATCGTTGACGCAGTTGACGGCCCAATGCCGCAAACGCGTTTCGTAACGCAAAAAGCCTTTGCTCACGGCCTTAAGCCAATCGTTGTAATCAACAAGATTGACCGTCCAGGCGCGCGCCCTGATTGGGTTATGGACCAAGTATTCGACCTATTCGACAACCTAGGTGCAACTGACGAACAGCTAGACTTTAAAGTGGTTTACGCTTCTGCACTAAACGGTTGGGCATCTCTAGAAGAAGGCGAAACTGGCGAAAACATGGAACCACTGTTCCAAACTATCGTTGAAGAAGTATCTGCACCACAAGTTGACCTAGAAGGTCCACTACAGATGCAAGTTTCTCAGCTAGATTACAGCTCTTACGTTGGCGTTATCGGTGTTGCTCGTGTAACTCGTGGTAGCGTTAAGCCAAACCAACAAGTGACAGTTATCGGTGCTGATGGTAAGACTCGCAACGGTAAAGTGGGTACGGTAATGGGTTACCTAGGTCTAGAGCGTCACGACGTAGATCAAGCGAACGCGGGTGACATCATCGCGATCACTGGTCTTGGTGAGCTAAAGATCTCTGACACTATCTGTGCACAGAACCAAGTTGAAGCGCTACCTGCGCTATCTGTTGATGAGCCAACAGTAACAATGACGTTCCAAGTAAACACTTCTCCATTCGCGGGTAAAGAAGGTAAGTTCGTGACTTCACGTAACATCCTTGAGCGTCTAGAGAAGGAACTGGTACACAACGTTGCACTACGTGTAGAACAGACTGACGATCCAGACAAATTCCGCGTATCAGGTCGTGGTGAACTTCACCTATCTATCCTGATCGAAAACATGCGTCGTGAAGGTTTCGAGCTAGCAGTATCTCGTCCAGAAGTAATCATCAAAGAAGAAGATGGTCAGCTAATG
Encoded here:
- the typA gene encoding translational GTPase TypA, with product MATPQIDNLRNIAIIAHVDHGKTTLVDKLLQQSGTLESRGEAEERVMDSNDIEKERGITILAKNTAINWNDYRINIVDTPGHADFGGEVERIMSMVDSVLLIVDAVDGPMPQTRFVTQKAFAHGLKPIVVINKIDRPGARPDWVMDQVFDLFDNLGATDEQLDFKVVYASALNGWASLEEGETGENMEPLFQTIVEEVSAPQVDLEGPLQMQVSQLDYSSYVGVIGVARVTRGSVKPNQQVTVIGADGKTRNGKVGTVMGYLGLERHDVDQANAGDIIAITGLGELKISDTICAQNQVEALPALSVDEPTVTMTFQVNTSPFAGKEGKFVTSRNILERLEKELVHNVALRVEQTDDPDKFRVSGRGELHLSILIENMRREGFELAVSRPEVIIKEEDGQLMEPFETVTIDVMEEHQGGIMENIGLRKGELKDMSPDGKGRVRMDFVMPSRGLIGFQTEFMTLTSGSGLLYHTFDHYGPHKGGNIGQRINGVLIANAAGKALTNALFNLQERGRMFIGHGVEVYEGMVIGIHSRDNDLTVNALKGKQLTNVRASGTDDAQVLTPPIIMTLEQALEFIDDDELVEVTPESIRIRKKFLTESDRKREARNAK
- the glnA gene encoding glutamate--ammonia ligase; the encoded protein is MSVENVLSLIQENEVKFVDLRFTDTKGKEQHVSIPAHQVDADFFEEGKMFDGSSVAGWKGINESDMVMMPDASSAVLDPFTEDATLNVRCDILEPATMQGYDRDPRSIAKRAEDYLRATGIADTVLVGPEPEFFLFDDVKFATDMSGSFFKIDDIEAAWNTGSDIEGGNKGHRPGVKGGYFPVAPVDSSQDIRSAMCLILEEMGQVVEAHHHEVATAGQNEIATRFNTLTAKADEIQVYKYVVHNVAHAFGKTATFMPKPLVGDNGSGMHVHQSLAKDGVNLFAGDKYGGLSEMALYYIGGVIKHAKAINAFANASTNSYKRLVPGFEAPVMLAYSARNRSASIRIPVVPSPKARRIELRFGDPSANPYLCFAAMLMAGLDGIKNKIHPGEAMDKDLYDLPAEEAAEIPTVAYSLKEALECLDADREFLTAGGVFSDDFIDSYIDLKSQDVEKVNMTTHPLEFELYYSV
- a CDS encoding DUF4124 domain-containing protein; protein product: MRPLRLALTTSLLFTAIAAAQTVYTWVDDDGTRHFSDAQPENTASAITLPQHEPITVPSDQQRESQTLGQHNLEQQQTPSPSVTTPLEVNITVPEPDSAVRSNNGSLQVKATLNRKLAPNEQLQLIVNGVNYGDLNTQPNWQLKNLDRGQHSLSIQAFRDGKLIASSQPITVHLLRATIKSVKPSPNS
- the glnG gene encoding nitrogen regulation protein NR(I), yielding MSKGYVWVVDDDSSIRWVMEKTLSSANIKCETFADAESVLMALERETPDVLVSDIRMPGIDGIELLKQVHERSPELPVIIMTAHSDLDAAVNAYQKGAFEYLPKPFDVDETLTLVERAITHSQEQKQEQASLADDNYTPPEIIGEAPAMQEVFRAIGRLSRSSISVLINGESGTGKELVAHALHRHSPRASKPFIALNMAAIPKDLIESELFGHEKGAFTGANSVRQGRFEQANGGTLFLDEIGDMPLDIQTRLLRVLADGQFYRVGGHSPIKVDVRIVAATHQNLEKLVHKGDFREDLFHRLNVIRIQIPALRERKQDIEKLTLHFLALAAEELGVDVKTLHPSTVETLNRLDWPGNVRQLENICRWLTVMASGTEVLPADLPTELLEEKAHNDVSTSGSWQQQLATWAKSSLTQGDTELLSYALPEFERILLEAALEHTNGHKQDAAKVLGWGRNTLTRKLKELY
- the glnL gene encoding nitrogen regulation protein NR(II), producing MNESLLVKYANPAAEQLFSQSAKRIVDHPLSHLIQHASMDLALLSQPLQSGQSITDSDVTFVVDGKPLMLEVTVSPISWKKELMLLVEMRKIGQQRRLSQELNQHAQQQAAKLLVRGLAHEIKNPLGGLRGAAQLLERTLPDPSLAEYTQIIIEQADRLRALVDRLLGPQKPGKKQPENLHLILEKVRQLVDLEVNQSVTIERDYDPSLPEILMDADQIEQALLNIVSNAGHILKNQSNSQITIRTRTVHQANIHGQRCKLAARIEIIDNGPGIPADLQDTLFYPMVSGREGGTGLGLSIAQNLIDQHQGKIDVESWPGRTTFTIYLPI